The region GAGCTTCAATCAGCATTTAAACTCTTGCAGTACACTGATGTTTATGCTAGAATCTGCACACACTCCATTACTGTAGCGGACAAAACTTCCACATAAAAGCAGTCTTCATATTAGCCCCTCCAGCAAAGCTTTGGAAACTATCTGTACTTAACTACACGTCCATAATTTAGTACTTGTCAAGACCCAAGACGCAGGTATCAAAAGACCACATGTTATGTAAATCATACCAAGCCGTCTAACTACTTACTCCTAGAGGCAGTGGTAAtaccaaaccaaaagaaaattctgcagaCAAGCTGATTGAAAGTCTATATACCTGTGGTGTTTTAGCTCCTCCTCCACTTGCTGGTCTCTTTGTCGAAGTGTTCACAATTTTTGTATCATCTTCCTCATCGTCTGATTCTGGTTCTTCCTCTAATGCTGATAAAATGATGGcaatgtgtaaaaaaaacccacctcatttAACAATAGTTAAAGCAAGATTGCTAGTAAGAAACAAGAAAGTATCACCCACAACTAAATAGGCAAAGTCTTACTGAGGTGCTGAACTGATAGGAAGCTTCCCACTAGCTGTCTAACCACCGAGATCAGAAACTTCACCAGTTGACTGTATGCAGACACTACTACACTGAAATCCAAAATGGGTGAATAACCATCCATACATTGCCTGTAACATTCCTCACAGAAAAGAAGCCATAAAAAATTAGAGAATAAAATTTTCTCTATTTCTAAGGAGACATATTTAAGAGAACTTCTAGAGAGAAAGATCAGTTTCAAAGACAATTCTACAAAGGAGAAGGCTAGTCCCAGCTTAGCTTTTAGTGCAAACTCAAAACTATTTCATGGGCAGTCTTCTCACACTCAACTGATAAGCAGAAAGCTCACTTTTTCTGCTGTGAGACACTAACACTGGGAACCTAACACCCATTTTTAAGGAGAGAAATTGGAATTCAAATTGCAAGGCTGACAAACTCCTCTTACCCATACAAAATGAGGCAAGAAAAGGTATGCAAGCATTTCTCTGAACTCCCTTGTCCTACAGTTACCTCATGCCTCTGAGGACAGTGAATTAAAAGTTTCAGAAGGTCAGTGTTGGAGAAAGTACCACTTGAGATACCAGATACATCACTCAAGTTCTGTTGGTGCTGACAGGTAGCAAGAGCACAGATTATTAACCAGAGCAATACATACCTACAAGGTGTTGACCACTGACGTAAACAGGCCCTGAACCACATTTCAACCTCAACACCACCGGTGGTGTGATCTCAAAGCCACCTAATGAAACCTAAGGAAAAAAGCACTGTTATTTATTCAAATATTAAAGGCAAAGCACGCATAACAGACAATCCATTCAAATGAAACCAAGAGCACCGATATCGGTAGACTCCAAGGCTAATAGTTACTCCAAGTTTCCATCCAACAGCATATTCCGGAAATGTTTAGTCAAATCAGGGTCAATAAGCCACAACTGGGTTTACTACATTCTCATCACTTACCATAATTAAAACACACTTTTCAAAGCCAGACCAATCCACATTTGTTTCTACTTATCTTTGTAGCAATGCCAATTTGAACATTACCCATCACACCTGCCCCTAGCATTGTACAGTTCCACTTGTACAACATCAGCAACATCAATTCAAACTACATTCCAGATGGCAGGAATGACAAGTAGGGTGCCTTCAAATCAAGAAAGGGTAGCAGTCACCTTTAGAATCTCTTAAGAAAGCTTGGGACCTGCAGAAAAACTAGATTTTTCTAGTTTTTCACCCCAGGCTCAAAGAAAGCAGCGCAGGCTACAGATGCATCTGCTTGCAAATGCGTACCTTTGTATACATAGAGATGACACGCACAATTActaccatttctttaaaaaaagacacaatttGAACAAAAGTCTATCATCTCCAGATGACTAGAGTAAGTCTACTAggcacaaaaaaaatatatattcatatttagCTTGTATTTACTACACATGCCAAAACTGACACTTGTCTGAACCCACTGGTCACTGCAGTTTCACCAAAATTCAACCAAAACCTTTTCTAACTTGTCTTTCTCACCTGACACCCAATTTATAGTAATTTTTCCAGGTTCCTGTACTTACCGTAGGCTGCACGGACATTTTCAGAGATGCCAGTACTACTTTAATAGGGTTGCCTTCATAGTCCAATGCTTCTGCTTCTACAACATGTAATTCGTCTTTGGCCCCAGCCCCTAAAGTAACCTGTGAAGTACAGAACAGCGCACATTCTGAGAATCTTCCCAAATATTCTGAAGTCTTTTAAACCCCACTCACTGTTCTGCATCTCTTAAGACTAAGTTTATATTTCTGACTGCTAATGATTCAGCTGTGCTCCCCCCCAAGCCAAAATTCTCTCTTTCACCCTAACACTGGCACTTGCAAGATGCAACTCAAGGCATGGGTTTTGACGAGAGTGAGAAGTATAGACATTTTGCTACTGGATGACTGCATTGAAATGGGTCAGCGATGAGTCCAGTCAGCATTGAAGCTGACCCAAAGGCATAAGTACAAAAACATGCCTAGAGGAAGGGAGAGAACTGCTATCACTAGTACAGAATCCCAGCCTTCATCCTGCCTCTTCTCACCACGTTTTATCTGTCAACTGCTTCACTTCATCACATTACAcacttttcttttgcttactTGACACTCAATGAGTTAAGTCTTAACAACTGCTCAGTTCAGTAGCGTTTTTCACGCATATGCCTTCTGCATTAATTCACCAAGGACTGAGAGCTGCTGTCCCAGAGCATTTCAAAAGTCAAGCGCCTCGATTCCTTACACTGAGTACAGGTCTGACACTTTCTGAAGATTCAAAAATCGTAGCTGCAGGGAGGCAAATGAGTGACAAGACATGGGACAGGCCTGAAATTCCAGTTCTCTGAACCGCTGGCACCCGAGTCAGGATTACATGCAAGAGATGTGAAAACCAAGAATCCTCTGAAGTACTACAACTGTTCCCGAGACCAGTGAACAAGGCTCTCTTGTTTCCTTTCCCACTGCCCATGAAAAGAAAGCTTTCCACCCTCCATGTAAGATGTGGGTGTAAACACTTCAGGCAGAGGCATACAATTCAAGTTTCCATTCTCCAAGAGCTCAGTTTTAGGCAGGCTATAATGATCCAGACTAGATGTATCAGACTGAAGGCTGAGAAATAGGATCTAGGATTCACTACTCCTGGCGAGTTTTGTTACTGTAAACTTAAAGAGGTCACACTGCTGCTCGGATCTCACCTCTCAAAAGGGTTAGCAACAACACTACATCATTCAGCTGGTGGGACTACCCACCGGCACAAGAATTTAAGAGCATGCCCTCCATCCCCAGTTACTCCTGTCATTTGCACCAGTTCAAGCCATACTACAGCACTTACTATTAATTTATTTACTGAGTGCCTGGCAAGTATCCCTTCATGCGCTTTAATTTCTACACTGAAGGAATGCACGCTGGAGATAAATAGATAATGAAGCAGTAATGGATCATCCCTCTATGTTCTTAGCCACCTTAGTAAGACATCTACAGAAACCCTCAGGCCACTTTTCTATGCACTTTTCTTTTCCACTCTGTATGCATGAATCCTCCCCTTTCACTTTTATCCTTTTTCTCCCCACCTCATACCCATCCATCACCACATTCATACCTTAACTGACATGTGTCAGTCCATCTTTACACATGTAGTCTTTTTATCAGGTGCACAGATCAGTCACAAAGTATTTGCTACCTTCACACTTTATCTACCATCAACTCCTACCTCTGCTTGCCAAGGCATTTTCTGTTCGTAGCTATGTCTAAGATCCTCCAAAGCCTCTTAAGACATTTCCAGTTTGTCATTTGTTATTTCAAGCCCCATTTCACCTGAATAtcaatttttgtctttgaaaggcCAAGTTATTGAATCAGACTTTGTTCCCCACAATCCTAAAAACTAAGTACTGGTATGCATCCAATCTGCTTCATCCCCCATGCAGAGGGCACAGCATCAGAAGAGATACTATAGATAATTTTCCAAGAACAGGATCTTCGGATAAAGCCATACAACTCAAGTATCACTCAGTGACTAATTTCATCTGCATGACAAGCATTCAGATATGAAAACTATCACCATTAACTTGTTCTTACTGTTATATTCTTCCCTCAGAAGAAATTCTAATTAAGAACAAATTAGTTATTGTCAAGTCCAGACCATAATTTTCATAAAATGCAAGGACCGAAGACACGTGATTATTCACAAAACTGCAATGCCTATATTAAAGTGTTGCATCACTGTGAAGTTTGAAGAGCATTATTACACAAGCCTCCTGTAGGAAACAATTCTGCTGTAGGAAGCCATCCAAAATTGTTAACACACTTTTGTTTCCAGGTATCACCAAGGTAtctctttgtatttaaataaacacAGTAACAACTCATAAAGCAGAGAGATGCTACAACTCTCCAATTCCTTGCCTGTGAAGTTGGGACATATTATCTTTCTGCTAACCAAAAGTAACATGCTCAGCCCAGAACAAAGGCCTTGAAATAGTGTCTTGCTTGTGTGGCAGCAGAAAGATTGAAGGTCGCATCCAAGAACTCACAGTGTACAGATCCTGATTTCCAGGAGTATCCTGCTCAGTGAGGAGTCTGTTAGATGAATTATCTGAATGAAAGATAGTGTTTCCCAGTTACACCCTTAGAGAGGGCAACACCAAGGACAATAAATCAAACCATAAAGCTCCCCCCCAGTTATATTTAGTTATTAGCTGCTTATGGAAAAATTTACTGGAATTATGTTTGGGGAATAtatggaaaagctttttaaaacgGTTTCCAATAAAGGCTACTAAAATGTGCCCATGTAGGATTCTTGTAAATCCATCCTTCTCCTGTGCTCCTGTAGCATCCAAACTATTGCATTAGAGATGTCAGAGTGTATATTCTGGCTCTTAATTCTGTTTATTATACATTTATTAACCGACcgtgaatttatttttaaacttctccaCCCTTGCATTGCTTGCTGCAAGCAACAAAAcatcagtggattttttttttttttccagtagagcAAATATTTCAATTGACATGGTATACTCCACTCCCAACAAAAAGAGCTTATTCTTTAACAGATTCACTTAAGAACACTTAACACTACAGTAAGCAAGTTTAAGCAAATTAAGGtatatgtcaaaaaaaaaaacccacttctcaACACCGCACACCACTACTTCGAAACAAAAACTTAAAACCTGCAACTTAAAAACCAAACGATACTTGCCGTTCTCAAAGACAACTGATGCTCGTTTTCTTCATCGTCTACTTTGAACTGATACTCCTTATCTGCTTTAAGCTCGCAGCCTGTGAAAAGACCATTTCATCATCAGCATACCGTTTTAACTTAGACACAGGTTATTTGCCAAAcctgtattattttaaaacttgcttcAAGGCCCTGCAGTCGCACGGAAAACCAACAGCGCTCCAGGCACGCGGGGTGGGGAAAATCCCAGGCGCGTCCGCGGCCTGCCGCCGACCACGCAGCTCCCGGCGCGGTCCTTCCCGGCCCATCCGCGTCCTGCGCGCTGCCCGGGGCTACGCCACCTCCCGCGACGCCCGGTGCCGGCGGTCgggcctccccccccgcccccggggccaGCCGGCAAGCAAGCGGCGCCGCGGGCCCGCCGCCCATGCACGTGCTCCGCCTGCCGCCGCGCCGCCACGTGCTCCGCGGCCGCCCGCTACCGGGGCGCTCCGAGCGCACCCGCGTCCTTAGGAACGAGCGGGCGGCGCGGGGAACAaaaccgggccgggccggcgccaCGTGCGAGCAGCGCGCCACgtgggggggcggaggggggggcgggggggggggagagcgggcGGCGCGCGGCCGGGGAGCGCGCGGCGGTAACGGCCGGCGCGCGCCCCCTCCCCAGACGAGGCCCTCccgtcccccctcctcccccctcccctcccgccccgctgAGGCGCGGCGCGAGGCCGGCACCAggccgcgggccccgccgcctcAGGCCGCCTCCCGCTCGGCCTCGTAGTGCCCGGAGGGAGAGGACGGGAGGGGGCCGGcagggcgcggggctgggggagcggcGGGCCGTTACCGAAGAGGAAGGTCTGTGGGCGCAGGGGACCCATGCTCTCCATGTCCATGGCGCTGTCCTCCATCTTCTCGGCCTGCTCGcgcgggaggagcggggcgggctgCGGCGCTGCGGGCGGACGCGCACTAAAGGAAGCCGCGCGCCCGCCCACTCCCAGATATAGCCCGCGCCCTCTCGCGAGACTCGCGCCCCGGCCAcgccccctccgcccaccgccccGCCTCTGCGcacgcgccgccccgccccgccctcgcgCGGAGGGTGGTCGCGAGCGCGGCCCGTAGGGAGGCGGAGGGGGTGGTCTGCGCGGATCACAAAATGGAGGCGGCCGGGCCAGCCCCCGCACCTgacggagcggcggcggcggaggcagGGAGCCCcgcagggccgggctgggccgccCGTGGGCGGCTGTTCTCTCACGCCGTGTGGCCGGCGTGGCCTCGCCGGCACGCCTCGCGGGGAAAGGGCGTCGAGCAGCCGCCCGGGCAGGTGCCCGCTTAGCCGCTCTAGCCTGAAGggaccggccgggcggcggcgcgaAATGGCTGTCCGCGGGCGCCTACGGGAAGGGCCCGACGCCGGAGGGTCCGGCGGCCCAGGGGAGGCGGTtgccccgccgctcccctcagGTGCCTCCCCCTGCCCGGCTGAGGGAGCCGTGCTGCCGAGGGGAAGCCGCCCTGCTCGGCGGTGAGCCGGAGAGCCGGCCGCAGGCAGCCTCCCTCAGGGTGCTTGCTCGGAGCCCGGCACAGCTCACAGCCCTCAGAGCAGCTCCGTTGCGGGCCTGCGGCTCGCTGAGGTAGCAAAGGCCCAAAAGGCTTAATGCTATGGCCAGAGTAACAAACCTGACTGAGAAACGGGGTGTGCAGGAGCGGCCATACGCCTTTCAGGGGAGCTTGAGCAAGGCAAGGAGCTGCATCTACCAGTGCTCCTCCACGTAGAGGAAggccctgctgcagtgaagcGTTCTCTCCCTGTTCCTCTATTGCTGATGGCTTCTGtcagctttgatttaaaaaaaaaaaaaaaaaaaaaaaaaaaaaaaaaaaagcagccccttTTCCTGTCTACATACCTATTAAGATGAGCTGCCATTCTGAGTTActgctccctgtgccactgggctCGGGGGACCAGGGAGCAACAGTATTTTGGGAAACCCCCTTTCAGCTGGTATGTGATGAGAGTGAACTACTTTTCCATGTGAACTGGCATGTGGGGACACCTGTCACAACAGAattaaaagtcagattttattttattttttttgtactgaGAGCCACAAGCCCTGAAAAAGCTTGTGTGTACATTAGCACAGATAGTCCATCACTGGCCCTGGGCAGGGCATGCCTTCGAGTTACCATCCCAGGCTGTCCTCGTGTCCAGGGGCCGATCTGTAAGAGGGGTGTCTTGGGTGCTGTAAATTAGCGAATCTCAAGATTACTTTTACCTGAACACGCACTCTCCAAAAATAAAAGTATATAGCCTCCTAACGCTCAGGTTTctccattaatttgaaatgtgTAACACACATTTGTAATACCTGCATAAAGGAAGAACATTAAATTCTGTTGCTGAAAGTGagacaaactgaaacaaaaaagaactgACACAGTGGTAAAATGAATCTTACCTGTCAAAACATGGCATTCACCTTCTTTCTCAGTCTCCCACAAAGATGacctttttgaaaaacagtaaacACAGTTCCACAGTACCTACACATTCAGCTTCTTCTTGAGTGTAAAGTCTCCTATTTGCAGCATACAATTAGTTTTCCAAATACAAGGTTACTTGAGCCATGGGTTCACCAGGATACGTCCCCCTACGATCCTGTTAACGTTAAAGCAGATCACCTACTGAGGTGTTGTCAAGTGGATTGCCACAGGCTAactaaaatacaataataataaaatttactTCTGTGTGAAAACAAGGTACAGGAATAAACAGTAGTGCAGCTTACCATGTGAGCGAGGACGGGGGATTGGGGCTGCTGTGAGAGCCCTCTTTTAGAGTTACAGGATAATTTtggctggaaggcacctctggaggccACCTGGTCCAGCACCCCGCTCACTGCAGCACCAACACGGGTCACGCTGTGAGGGCTCAGTCTCTGCAGTTTGTCTGGGCCAGTTTGCTACAGTGGTGCAGTAATTAACCAATACTAATTACAGCCGATTTGGAAATGCTGATATGGGTTAAAATGAGtaggtttttaaattatttctcacCTTCCTACCAGCTCTTCTCTTTACTTAAATATAAGGTAACACACTTGTAGCATGTAACAAAAGTAtttaagcaaaaccagaaaaactaacaatcttttttttttccttcctttgcatcCTATAGTAGAGAACTGTTAATTCGCAacctgtgcatcacttgtatgtATAGAAATAACACCCTGATGGATGGCAAAGTCAAAAAAGAGGAGAGCAGGGCAATCACTGTAACATCATGAACGACCCTTCCCATTTACTCTACTTAAAATCTCCCTAGGAAACCAGAGAAGGAACagtgtttatttcattttctaaccTTCGCTTTGATTCATTTCTTACTGTCTTTAAGAAGCAATTACTTCTAAGGGTGGCACTTAATGTGTGAAAAGTGGCAGTTTGGCAATGCAGCACAGATAGAGAAGATACACACAGGGATTTGTGAAGCGGCAGAGGCAGGAAAACCCACCAAGTGTGGTGGCTGGTGTcactggcagaagaaaagcaTCATTAATTGATCAGACATGTCAGCCAAGAGGAGCTGTACAGATACAGATAAGACATTTGTTTGATTTGGCTTGAAAATGGGAACTGGTATTGAAATCTAAAATGAAGTTTTGGCATAACCCGAATGACAAACAGACTGGAGCAGGAAGGTGAATGCTACATGGTCATAGTGAAAGAGGCTGCAGCTGTTTGCATGTACGTTTACCCATTGTAATGTCAACAAGAGTACATGGCTACTGGTCAAAACCATCCAAAAACCTGCTCCATGCAGCACTGAGCAGCTCACAAAGCAGACTACGGTTACAGAAGTCCACTCAGGTCTGTCGAAGGGGAGCGATGCAGCCACAGCATGTTCTCGTGTGTACAGAGTCGCTTTTAATTCAATTACCGTCTTCCATTAGTGAGGAAATAAATGTGGGAGGAAACAAAGGACAggcacagagaagcaaaacaggGGTAGGAAGTAGGAGATATATGCTTACTGTGTCTCATTTGGCTCCATAGGGCTTTAGAAGGGCTGTCATACATCATGACATTTATTATTTCTGTCATGTACTAGGATGAGAAGTCCATTACAATATCGATCATTTTACTCTGCTCAACTCCACGCTATGTAATACTCAGCATAGCTGAAAAAGCTTACAAGTGATTTAGAAATAGCTGTACGGGGAGAATTGAGGAAAAAATCGGAGTCAACATGGTTTCCCTTAATGGAATTCTCTTTTTAGTAAGCTTTTACAAAACTTGGgaaattgcattttaaacatgGTTAAAGCCACAGCACAGTTGCAGTCAAGCAATCAGAAGCTACAGACACAATAAAGATTCCCTATGCAATCTTAATTCACACGCTGAAATAACAACATAATCTTCAGCTGTGTTGCCCCATCATGGCTGTCACATAACCTCTTCACCGGGCTCCTCCTCCTTTCACCAGTCAATAATTTCTGCCCCAATGAACTCAGGGCCAAAAATCTTAAAAGGCATCAGAACGCTTACCCTTCCTTGATATCAAAAGGACCACTTGCAAACCTGAAAATCCAAATATTTCAATTTAACCTGAAATAACCACAGATTGCAGTCGTTGGATGGGGCAGCACAAGGGAGGTGCTAGCTATTATCATTGGTGTACCATCAGCAGgaccaggcagcaggagcaggacgCTGTTCCagcattgcagcagcagcaaagacagagCTATCCTGCAGCCAGCTCAGGACAGGGAGATGTAACAGAAGACCATCCTTACCTGGTTGTCTTCTTTCTCACCTGCAGTCTGCTTTTTGCTGCTGATCCTGCCATGGGTGGACACTAGAAGCTTTCTTCATCACCCTTCTTTAATGTACTGTCTGTTCCATCCCCAGCTTCGCCTGTAACACATTATTTATGCAGAGTGGCATCAAAGTCTGCATCAGAAGATCCTTCAGTACTGGAGAAAGCTGCATATAGGAAGGGGAGCCAAGGGAGGCTGATGACCTGGCCCGTGTGGTTATGACAGCACGTGCTGGTGCTGGTCCATCTCTTCTATATTCTTACATATAGCTTTCAAGGGATCCTCCTCATGTTAGGGCCTGATTTCAGACGTTCATCCCTAAAAGGGAGGAATAACAGATAAGCCAGGATGTCCATGAGGAAGGCACTCAGGTATCACACTGATGATAAGAAACAAAGTTACACAGACAGATTACACCAGACCTTAACATCACAACAGTAAAACTAGAGATAGcctgaaatttctcttttttttcttctttttttcttaagtactCTTGTGGtgggctgtcgtggtttaaccccagccagcaactaagcaccacgcagccgctcactcactccctccccacccagtgggttgggggagaaaatcgggaagagaagtaaaactcgtgggttgagataagaacggtttaatagaacagaaaagaagaaactactaatgataatgataacaccaataaaatgacaacagcaataataaaaggattggaatgtacaaatgatgcgcagggcaattgctcaccacctgtcgattgacacccagttagtccccgagcggtgatccccctgcccccattcccccccagtttctatactagatgtgacgtcacatggtatggaatactcctttggccagtttgggtcagctgccctggctgtgtcctgtgccaacttcttctgtccctccagctgggcatgagaagctgaaaaatccttgactttagactaaacaacactgagcaacaactgaaaacatcagtgttatcaacattcttctcatactgaactcaaaccacagcactgtaccagctactgggaagacaattaactctatcccagctgaaaccaggacatgggttgtccctgactggatgccaggtgcccaccaaagccattctatcactccccctcctcagttggacaggggagagaaaaatataacaaagggcttgtgagTCGAGTTAAGGACAGgcgagatcactcaccaattaccatcatgggcaaaccagactcaccttggggaaaattaactcaatttattacaaaccaaccagagtagggtaatgagaaataaaaccaaatctcaaaacaccttccctccacaacttccttcttcccgggcacaacttcactcccagattctccacctaccccccacagcagcacagggggacagggaatggggtttatggtcagttcatcacacattatttctgctgcttcatcctcctcaggactcatcacactcttcccctgttccaacacggggtcccacccacgggagacagtccttcatgaacttctccaacgtgggtcccctccataggctgcagtccttcaggagcacagactgctccagcgtgggtcccccacggggtcacaagtcctgccagaaaacctgctccagcctgggctcctctatccacggggccacaggtcctgccaggagcctgctccagcgcggggttcccatggggtcacagcctcctttgggaacccacctgctccagcgtggggtcctccacgggctgcaggtggagatctgctccaccgtggacctctgctccaccgtggacctgcctgggctgcagggggacagcctgcctcaccagggtcttcatcaccacgggctggaggggaatctctgctccggcgcctggagcatctcctccccctccttctgcactgacctgggggtctgcagggttgtttctcttacatgttctcactcctctctctggctgccactTCTGTCTGTCTCACAactattttccttcttaaaaatgttatcacagaggcgttactgctatcactgatgggcttggccgtGGCCAGCAGTGGATccatctcggagccggctggtattggctctgttggacacaggggaagcttccagcagcttctcacagaagccacccctgtaacctccccccccccactaccaaaaccttaccacacaaagccaatacaactcTAAAAGCCATAGCAACAGACACAGGATCTAAATATTTGGTACGAATGATCAAGCCTTGAGTATGGGATAATTAGCTCTAATTTAGAAATAATATAACATGTATCTGAATATAGGTCCCTTaacaaaaagacagcaaaattgtactcttgggtttttttgcatgcagCTGAGGTTCAAATACAGCTCTACTGATGCCCAAATGGATGGTATTAGCCTGGATCTCAGCTAAGTGTTTGCAATCGTAAACAGTAAAAGTTGGATTTTTGTGGTGACTTGAACCATATCGACAGGTCATGGACCAGGACATAACAGGGTCAGGGCTTGGAGCATCACGGGAGCTAGATGTTAGAGTACCTGGGTTAGCATGGCCACActttgggaagggagggaggaaggaagacaggGTGTAAGAAGGATGCTTCTTCCATTGAGTTATATGACCTGATGCAGGGATGAGCTGTCTCTGCTTGCCTGCCTTCATACTGGACATGTGTTAGAGCCAtacctttaaagaaaagcaggaaaaactgtGTGCCAGATACAATTCAAGGAGAAATAGTATGCTGA is a window of Accipiter gentilis chromosome 26, bAccGen1.1, whole genome shotgun sequence DNA encoding:
- the NPM1 gene encoding nucleophosmin, whose amino-acid sequence is MEDSAMDMESMGPLRPQTFLFGCELKADKEYQFKVDDEENEHQLSLRTVTLGAGAKDELHVVEAEALDYEGNPIKVVLASLKMSVQPTVSLGGFEITPPVVLRLKCGSGPVYVSGQHLVALEEEPESDDEEDDTKIVNTSTKRPASGGGAKTPQKKAKLSEDDEDDDEDDDEEDDDEDDLEDDEEEMKTPMKKPVREASGKNMQKAKQNGKDSKPSTPASKSKTPDSKKDKSLTPKTPKVPLSLEEIKAKMQASVDKGSSLPKLEPKFANYVKNCFRTEDQKVIQALWQWRQTL